From Hippoglossus stenolepis isolate QCI-W04-F060 chromosome 6, HSTE1.2, whole genome shotgun sequence, a single genomic window includes:
- the mib2 gene encoding E3 ubiquitin-protein ligase MIB2 isoform X1 encodes MGEVLSGNGHVSPDLFPETPLVPSLRAISSVRAGPAPHKPQRRSSRSDSAARPHPLRSAPRLGPSRGSMEVGMRVVRGLDWKWGNQDDGEGHVGTVVEIGRQGSTTTPDKTVVVQWDSGTRTNYRTGYQGAYDLLLYDNAQIGVRHSNIICDSCKKHGIMGMRWKCKVCFDYDLCTQCYMNNKHDLNHAFERYETAHSQPVSLAPRQNLPRIILKGIFQGVKVVRGPDWDWGNQDGGEGKVGKVVDIRGWDTESGRSVASVTWSNGTTNVYRMGHKGKVDLKYVSDGQGGFYYKDHLPKLGEHAELQRQESADGHSFQQGDKVKCLLEVDILRQMQEGHGGWNPKMAEYICRIGTVHRITDRGDVRVQYSNNIRWTFHPGALTKFVRLSFSQVNTFGVGEQVRVLEDMESVKRLQAGHGEWTDSMAPVLGQVGKVLKVYADGDLRVAFGGQTWTFNPACLSAQPVEVDANLMTAENPNESGSTVISVLEKLLSQSTEQDNPSRLVIEAAHGSANKVRELVQKYPDKVDIKNQGKTALQVAAHQGHMEVVKALLQANSSVEVKDEDGDTALHYTAFGNQAEIARLLLSKGANVNLLNNSMCTALHIAVNKGFTDVVRVLTEHSADVNLQDSYGDTPLHDAIAKDFRQIIEILVVVPSIDFTQQNHRGFNLLHHASLKGNKLATEKILGRARQLVDVKKEDGFSALHLAALNNHRDVAEMLVKEGRCDINIRNNRNQTPLQLAVTQGHTELVQLLVAEGADVNMEDEDGDTAMHVALLRPQLANVMLSPTVGTSSTEESSEGCSSTSLYCRLSASGLLGNTELSVGAALACFLAQEGSDINYANHKGKSPLDLVADSTMLQLIKSFSEKHRLQRLQAITSGQGLSSASLRRVHTTPNTMTNLVLPTPPGPSECLICSELALLVLFCPCQHSVACEECAHRMKKCIKCQVTITKKIRQDQTEVDCSPGNENSEQHNLLEQLQSRYRQMEERITCPICIDNQIKLVFQCGHASCIDCSAALKTCPICRQTIRERIQLFV; translated from the exons TCTCCCCTGATCTGTTCCCGGAAACACCCCTGGTGCCGTCCCTACGCGCAATATCGTCGGTGCGAGCCGGTCCCGCCCCTCATAAGCCCCAGAGGCGCAGCAGCCGGAGTGACAGTGCTGCCAGGCCCCACCCATTGCGCTCAGCTCCCAGGCTAGGCCCCAGCAGAGGCAGCATGGAGGTGGGTATGCGTGTGGTGCGCGGCCTGGACTGGAAATGGGGAAACCAGGATGATGGCGAGGGCCACGTGGGCACTGTGGTGGAGATCGGTCGACAAGGCAGTACTACTACACCGGACAAGACAGTGGTGGTACAATGGGACAGTGGCACAAGGACCAACTACCGCACAGGCTACCAGGGTGCCTACGACCTGCTGCTTTATGATAATGCTCAAATTG GCGTGCGTCACTCCAACATCATCTGTGACAGCTGCAAGAAGCATGGCATCATGGGAATGCGATGGAAGTGCAAGGTGTGCTTCGACTACGACCTCTGCACCCAGTGTTACATGAACAACAAGCACGACTTGAACCACGCTTTCGAGCGCTACGAGACGGCACACTCCCAGCC AGTAAGCTTGGCACCGAGGCAGAACCTCCCACGGATCATCCTCAAAGGAATCTTCCAGGGGGTTAAAGTCGTTCGAGGACCTGACTGGGACTGGGGCAACCAAGACg gcGGGGAGGGTAAGGTTGGGAAGGTAGTGGATATTCGTGGCTGGGATACAGAGTCTGGTCGCAGCGTGGCCAGTGTCACCTGGTCTAACGGCACCACCAATGTCTACCGAATGGGCCACAAGGGCAAGGTAGACCTGAAATATGTGTCTGACGGCCAAGGAGGCTTCTATTACAAAGACCACCTACCAAAGCTCG GAGAGCACGCAGAGCTGCAGCGCCAGGAGAGTGCTGATGGCCACTCCTTCCAGCAGGGAGACAAGGTCAAGTGTCTCTTGGAGGTGGACATCCTGCGACAGATGCAGGAGGGCCACGGAGGGTGGAACCCCAAAATGGCAGAG tacATTTGTCGGATCGGGACTGTCCATAGAATCACTGACCGAGGAGATGTCAGAGTCCAGTACAGCAACAACATCCGCTGGACTTTCCATCCTGGGGCCCTGACCAAG tttgtccgtctgtctttcTCCCAGGTGAACACGTTTGGAGTCGGTGAACAAGTCCGAGTGTTGGAGGACATGGAGAGTGTGAAGAGACTGCAGGCTGGCCATGGAGAGTGGACAGACAGCATGGCTCCT GTGCTTGGCCAGGTCGGGAAGGTGTTGAAAGTATATGCTGATGGTGACCTTCGGGTGGCATTCGGAGGTCAGACATGGACGTTCAATCCAGCGTGCCTCTCGGCCCAGCCCGTGGAGGTGGACGCCAACCTCATGACGGCCGAGAACCCCAACGAATCTGGAA GTACTGTCATCTCAGTGTTGGAGAAGCTGCTGTCTCAGTCTACAGAGCAGGACAATCCCAGCCGCTTGGTCATTGAGGCAGCACATGGCAGTGCCAACAAAGTGAGGGAATTGGTGCAGAAATATCCTGACAAG GTGGATATAAAGAACCAGGGCAAGACTGCACTGCAGGTCGCTGCTCACCAAGGCCACATGGAGGTGGTGAAGGCCCTGCTGCAGGCCAACAGCTCCGTCGAGGTCAAGGATGAAGATGGAGACACGGCATTGCACTACACTGCCTTTGG TAATCAGGCAGAGATCGCTCGGCTGCTGTTGAGCAAGGGGGCAAACGTCAACCTCCTGAACAACTCCATGTGCACGGCGCTCCACATCGCTGTCAACAAGGGCTTCACTGATGTGGTGCGGGTGCTGACTGAACATTCAGCTGACGTCAATCTCCAG GATTCATATGGGGACACGCCTCTTCACGACGCCATTGCGAAAGATTTCCGCCAAATCATTGAGATCCTGGTTGTGGTGCCCAGCATTGACTTCACTCAGCAGAACCACAGAGGCTTCAACCTCCTGCACCATGCTTCTCTAAAAGGAAACAAACT GGCCACAGAGAAGATCCTCGGCAGAGCACGGCAGCTGGTGGACGTTAAGAAGGAAGATGGCTTCTCCGCACTGCATCTGGCCGCCCTCAACAACCACAGAGATGTTGCTGAGATGCTCGTCAAGGAG GGACGCTGCGACATCAACATCCGCAACAACCGCAACCAGACGCCACTGCAGCTGGCAGTGACACAGGGTCACACCGAGCTGGTGCAGCTTCTGGTGGCCGAGGGGGCGGACGTCAACATGGAGGACGAGGACGGCGACACGGCCATGCACGTTGCCCTCCTCCGCCCACAGCTGGCCAACGTTATGCTCAGCCCCACTGTGGgaaccagcagcacagaggagagcagtGAGGGCTGTTCCTCCACGTCGCTCTACTGCAGG CTGAGCGCTTCAGGTCTTCTGGGGAATACGGAGCTGAGCGTCGGGGCAGCTTTGGCCTGTTTTCTAGCACAGGAAGGGTCTGACATCAACTATGCCAACCACAAGGGCAAGAGTCCTCTGGACCTTGTGGCTGACAGCACAATGCTGCAGCTCATCAAGAGCTTCTCAGAGAAGCACAG GTTGCAGCGTCTGCAGGCCATCACATCTGGACAGGGCTTGAGCAGTGCGAGCCTGCGGAGGGTCCACACTACGCCCAACACCATGACCAACCTGGTTCTTCCCACGCCACCGGGGCCCAGCGAATGCCTCATCTGCTCCGAGCTGGCTCTGCTGGTTCTCTTCTGCCCCTGCCAGCACAGCGTGGCCTGTGAAG AATGCGCCCATCGGATGAAGAAATGCATCAAATGCCAAGTCACAATCACAAAGAAAATTAGACAAG accaaacagAGGTAGACTGCAGTCCTGGAAATGAGAACTCGGAGCAGCACAACctgctggagcagctgcagtCCCGCTACCGGCAGATGGAGGAGCGGATCACCTGCCCCATCTGTATCGACAACCAGATCAAGCTGGTCTTCCAGTGCGGACACGCCTCCTGCATCGACTGCAGCGCTGCGCTCAAGACCTGCCCCATCTGCCGGCAAACCATCCGCGAGCGGATCCAGTTGTTCGTCTGA
- the mib2 gene encoding E3 ubiquitin-protein ligase MIB2 isoform X6, which produces MGEVLSGNGHVSPDLFPETPLVPSLRAISSVRAGPAPHKPQRRSSRSDSAARPHPLRSAPRLGPSRGSMEVGMRVVRGLDWKWGNQDDGEGHVGTVVEIGRQGSTTTPDKTVVVQWDSGTRTNYRTGYQGAYDLLLYDNAQIGVRHSNIICDSCKKHGIMGMRWKCKVCFDYDLCTQCYMNNKHDLNHAFERYETAHSQPVSLAPRQNLPRIILKGIFQGVKVVRGPDWDWGNQDGGEGKVGKVVDIRGWDTESGRSVASVTWSNGTTNVYRMGHKGKVDLKYVSDGQGGFYYKDHLPKLGEHAELQRQESADGHSFQQGDKVKCLLEVDILRQMQEGHGGWNPKMAEYICRIGTVHRITDRGDVRVQYSNNIRWTFHPGALTKVNTFGVGEQVRVLEDMESVKRLQAGHGEWTDSMAPVGKVLKVYADGDLRVAFGGQTWTFNPACLSAQPVEVDANLMTAENPNESGSTVISVLEKLLSQSTEQDNPSRLVIEAAHGSANKVRELVQKYPDKVDIKNQGKTALQVAAHQGHMEVVKALLQANSSVEVKDEDGDTALHYTAFGNQAEIARLLLSKGANVNLLNNSMCTALHIAVNKGFTDVVRVLTEHSADVNLQDSYGDTPLHDAIAKDFRQIIEILVVVPSIDFTQQNHRGFNLLHHASLKGNKLATEKILGRARQLVDVKKEDGFSALHLAALNNHRDVAEMLVKEGRCDINIRNNRNQTPLQLAVTQGHTELVQLLVAEGADVNMEDEDGDTAMHVALLRPQLANVMLSPTVGTSSTEESSEGCSSTSLYCRLSASGLLGNTELSVGAALACFLAQEGSDINYANHKGKSPLDLVADSTMLQLIKSFSEKHRLQRLQAITSGQGLSSASLRRVHTTPNTMTNLVLPTPPGPSECLICSELALLVLFCPCQHSVACEECAHRMKKCIKCQVTITKKIRQDQTEVDCSPGNENSEQHNLLEQLQSRYRQMEERITCPICIDNQIKLVFQCGHASCIDCSAALKTCPICRQTIRERIQLFV; this is translated from the exons TCTCCCCTGATCTGTTCCCGGAAACACCCCTGGTGCCGTCCCTACGCGCAATATCGTCGGTGCGAGCCGGTCCCGCCCCTCATAAGCCCCAGAGGCGCAGCAGCCGGAGTGACAGTGCTGCCAGGCCCCACCCATTGCGCTCAGCTCCCAGGCTAGGCCCCAGCAGAGGCAGCATGGAGGTGGGTATGCGTGTGGTGCGCGGCCTGGACTGGAAATGGGGAAACCAGGATGATGGCGAGGGCCACGTGGGCACTGTGGTGGAGATCGGTCGACAAGGCAGTACTACTACACCGGACAAGACAGTGGTGGTACAATGGGACAGTGGCACAAGGACCAACTACCGCACAGGCTACCAGGGTGCCTACGACCTGCTGCTTTATGATAATGCTCAAATTG GCGTGCGTCACTCCAACATCATCTGTGACAGCTGCAAGAAGCATGGCATCATGGGAATGCGATGGAAGTGCAAGGTGTGCTTCGACTACGACCTCTGCACCCAGTGTTACATGAACAACAAGCACGACTTGAACCACGCTTTCGAGCGCTACGAGACGGCACACTCCCAGCC AGTAAGCTTGGCACCGAGGCAGAACCTCCCACGGATCATCCTCAAAGGAATCTTCCAGGGGGTTAAAGTCGTTCGAGGACCTGACTGGGACTGGGGCAACCAAGACg gcGGGGAGGGTAAGGTTGGGAAGGTAGTGGATATTCGTGGCTGGGATACAGAGTCTGGTCGCAGCGTGGCCAGTGTCACCTGGTCTAACGGCACCACCAATGTCTACCGAATGGGCCACAAGGGCAAGGTAGACCTGAAATATGTGTCTGACGGCCAAGGAGGCTTCTATTACAAAGACCACCTACCAAAGCTCG GAGAGCACGCAGAGCTGCAGCGCCAGGAGAGTGCTGATGGCCACTCCTTCCAGCAGGGAGACAAGGTCAAGTGTCTCTTGGAGGTGGACATCCTGCGACAGATGCAGGAGGGCCACGGAGGGTGGAACCCCAAAATGGCAGAG tacATTTGTCGGATCGGGACTGTCCATAGAATCACTGACCGAGGAGATGTCAGAGTCCAGTACAGCAACAACATCCGCTGGACTTTCCATCCTGGGGCCCTGACCAAG GTGAACACGTTTGGAGTCGGTGAACAAGTCCGAGTGTTGGAGGACATGGAGAGTGTGAAGAGACTGCAGGCTGGCCATGGAGAGTGGACAGACAGCATGGCTCCT GTCGGGAAGGTGTTGAAAGTATATGCTGATGGTGACCTTCGGGTGGCATTCGGAGGTCAGACATGGACGTTCAATCCAGCGTGCCTCTCGGCCCAGCCCGTGGAGGTGGACGCCAACCTCATGACGGCCGAGAACCCCAACGAATCTGGAA GTACTGTCATCTCAGTGTTGGAGAAGCTGCTGTCTCAGTCTACAGAGCAGGACAATCCCAGCCGCTTGGTCATTGAGGCAGCACATGGCAGTGCCAACAAAGTGAGGGAATTGGTGCAGAAATATCCTGACAAG GTGGATATAAAGAACCAGGGCAAGACTGCACTGCAGGTCGCTGCTCACCAAGGCCACATGGAGGTGGTGAAGGCCCTGCTGCAGGCCAACAGCTCCGTCGAGGTCAAGGATGAAGATGGAGACACGGCATTGCACTACACTGCCTTTGG TAATCAGGCAGAGATCGCTCGGCTGCTGTTGAGCAAGGGGGCAAACGTCAACCTCCTGAACAACTCCATGTGCACGGCGCTCCACATCGCTGTCAACAAGGGCTTCACTGATGTGGTGCGGGTGCTGACTGAACATTCAGCTGACGTCAATCTCCAG GATTCATATGGGGACACGCCTCTTCACGACGCCATTGCGAAAGATTTCCGCCAAATCATTGAGATCCTGGTTGTGGTGCCCAGCATTGACTTCACTCAGCAGAACCACAGAGGCTTCAACCTCCTGCACCATGCTTCTCTAAAAGGAAACAAACT GGCCACAGAGAAGATCCTCGGCAGAGCACGGCAGCTGGTGGACGTTAAGAAGGAAGATGGCTTCTCCGCACTGCATCTGGCCGCCCTCAACAACCACAGAGATGTTGCTGAGATGCTCGTCAAGGAG GGACGCTGCGACATCAACATCCGCAACAACCGCAACCAGACGCCACTGCAGCTGGCAGTGACACAGGGTCACACCGAGCTGGTGCAGCTTCTGGTGGCCGAGGGGGCGGACGTCAACATGGAGGACGAGGACGGCGACACGGCCATGCACGTTGCCCTCCTCCGCCCACAGCTGGCCAACGTTATGCTCAGCCCCACTGTGGgaaccagcagcacagaggagagcagtGAGGGCTGTTCCTCCACGTCGCTCTACTGCAGG CTGAGCGCTTCAGGTCTTCTGGGGAATACGGAGCTGAGCGTCGGGGCAGCTTTGGCCTGTTTTCTAGCACAGGAAGGGTCTGACATCAACTATGCCAACCACAAGGGCAAGAGTCCTCTGGACCTTGTGGCTGACAGCACAATGCTGCAGCTCATCAAGAGCTTCTCAGAGAAGCACAG GTTGCAGCGTCTGCAGGCCATCACATCTGGACAGGGCTTGAGCAGTGCGAGCCTGCGGAGGGTCCACACTACGCCCAACACCATGACCAACCTGGTTCTTCCCACGCCACCGGGGCCCAGCGAATGCCTCATCTGCTCCGAGCTGGCTCTGCTGGTTCTCTTCTGCCCCTGCCAGCACAGCGTGGCCTGTGAAG AATGCGCCCATCGGATGAAGAAATGCATCAAATGCCAAGTCACAATCACAAAGAAAATTAGACAAG accaaacagAGGTAGACTGCAGTCCTGGAAATGAGAACTCGGAGCAGCACAACctgctggagcagctgcagtCCCGCTACCGGCAGATGGAGGAGCGGATCACCTGCCCCATCTGTATCGACAACCAGATCAAGCTGGTCTTCCAGTGCGGACACGCCTCCTGCATCGACTGCAGCGCTGCGCTCAAGACCTGCCCCATCTGCCGGCAAACCATCCGCGAGCGGATCCAGTTGTTCGTCTGA
- the mib2 gene encoding E3 ubiquitin-protein ligase MIB2 isoform X7, with product MEVGMRVVRGLDWKWGNQDDGEGHVGTVVEIGRQGSTTTPDKTVVVQWDSGTRTNYRTGYQGAYDLLLYDNAQIGVRHSNIICDSCKKHGIMGMRWKCKVCFDYDLCTQCYMNNKHDLNHAFERYETAHSQPVSLAPRQNLPRIILKGIFQGVKVVRGPDWDWGNQDGGEGKVGKVVDIRGWDTESGRSVASVTWSNGTTNVYRMGHKGKVDLKYVSDGQGGFYYKDHLPKLGEHAELQRQESADGHSFQQGDKVKCLLEVDILRQMQEGHGGWNPKMAEYICRIGTVHRITDRGDVRVQYSNNIRWTFHPGALTKFVRLSFSQVNTFGVGEQVRVLEDMESVKRLQAGHGEWTDSMAPVLGQVGKVLKVYADGDLRVAFGGQTWTFNPACLSAQPVEVDANLMTAENPNESGSTVISVLEKLLSQSTEQDNPSRLVIEAAHGSANKVRELVQKYPDKVDIKNQGKTALQVAAHQGHMEVVKALLQANSSVEVKDEDGDTALHYTAFGNQAEIARLLLSKGANVNLLNNSMCTALHIAVNKGFTDVVRVLTEHSADVNLQDSYGDTPLHDAIAKDFRQIIEILVVVPSIDFTQQNHRGFNLLHHASLKGNKLATEKILGRARQLVDVKKEDGFSALHLAALNNHRDVAEMLVKEGRCDINIRNNRNQTPLQLAVTQGHTELVQLLVAEGADVNMEDEDGDTAMHVALLRPQLANVMLSPTVGTSSTEESSEGCSSTSLYCRLSASGLLGNTELSVGAALACFLAQEGSDINYANHKGKSPLDLVADSTMLQLIKSFSEKHRLQRLQAITSGQGLSSASLRRVHTTPNTMTNLVLPTPPGPSECLICSELALLVLFCPCQHSVACEECAHRMKKCIKCQVTITKKIRQDQTEVDCSPGNENSEQHNLLEQLQSRYRQMEERITCPICIDNQIKLVFQCGHASCIDCSAALKTCPICRQTIRERIQLFV from the exons ATGGAGGTGGGTATGCGTGTGGTGCGCGGCCTGGACTGGAAATGGGGAAACCAGGATGATGGCGAGGGCCACGTGGGCACTGTGGTGGAGATCGGTCGACAAGGCAGTACTACTACACCGGACAAGACAGTGGTGGTACAATGGGACAGTGGCACAAGGACCAACTACCGCACAGGCTACCAGGGTGCCTACGACCTGCTGCTTTATGATAATGCTCAAATTG GCGTGCGTCACTCCAACATCATCTGTGACAGCTGCAAGAAGCATGGCATCATGGGAATGCGATGGAAGTGCAAGGTGTGCTTCGACTACGACCTCTGCACCCAGTGTTACATGAACAACAAGCACGACTTGAACCACGCTTTCGAGCGCTACGAGACGGCACACTCCCAGCC AGTAAGCTTGGCACCGAGGCAGAACCTCCCACGGATCATCCTCAAAGGAATCTTCCAGGGGGTTAAAGTCGTTCGAGGACCTGACTGGGACTGGGGCAACCAAGACg gcGGGGAGGGTAAGGTTGGGAAGGTAGTGGATATTCGTGGCTGGGATACAGAGTCTGGTCGCAGCGTGGCCAGTGTCACCTGGTCTAACGGCACCACCAATGTCTACCGAATGGGCCACAAGGGCAAGGTAGACCTGAAATATGTGTCTGACGGCCAAGGAGGCTTCTATTACAAAGACCACCTACCAAAGCTCG GAGAGCACGCAGAGCTGCAGCGCCAGGAGAGTGCTGATGGCCACTCCTTCCAGCAGGGAGACAAGGTCAAGTGTCTCTTGGAGGTGGACATCCTGCGACAGATGCAGGAGGGCCACGGAGGGTGGAACCCCAAAATGGCAGAG tacATTTGTCGGATCGGGACTGTCCATAGAATCACTGACCGAGGAGATGTCAGAGTCCAGTACAGCAACAACATCCGCTGGACTTTCCATCCTGGGGCCCTGACCAAG tttgtccgtctgtctttcTCCCAGGTGAACACGTTTGGAGTCGGTGAACAAGTCCGAGTGTTGGAGGACATGGAGAGTGTGAAGAGACTGCAGGCTGGCCATGGAGAGTGGACAGACAGCATGGCTCCT GTGCTTGGCCAGGTCGGGAAGGTGTTGAAAGTATATGCTGATGGTGACCTTCGGGTGGCATTCGGAGGTCAGACATGGACGTTCAATCCAGCGTGCCTCTCGGCCCAGCCCGTGGAGGTGGACGCCAACCTCATGACGGCCGAGAACCCCAACGAATCTGGAA GTACTGTCATCTCAGTGTTGGAGAAGCTGCTGTCTCAGTCTACAGAGCAGGACAATCCCAGCCGCTTGGTCATTGAGGCAGCACATGGCAGTGCCAACAAAGTGAGGGAATTGGTGCAGAAATATCCTGACAAG GTGGATATAAAGAACCAGGGCAAGACTGCACTGCAGGTCGCTGCTCACCAAGGCCACATGGAGGTGGTGAAGGCCCTGCTGCAGGCCAACAGCTCCGTCGAGGTCAAGGATGAAGATGGAGACACGGCATTGCACTACACTGCCTTTGG TAATCAGGCAGAGATCGCTCGGCTGCTGTTGAGCAAGGGGGCAAACGTCAACCTCCTGAACAACTCCATGTGCACGGCGCTCCACATCGCTGTCAACAAGGGCTTCACTGATGTGGTGCGGGTGCTGACTGAACATTCAGCTGACGTCAATCTCCAG GATTCATATGGGGACACGCCTCTTCACGACGCCATTGCGAAAGATTTCCGCCAAATCATTGAGATCCTGGTTGTGGTGCCCAGCATTGACTTCACTCAGCAGAACCACAGAGGCTTCAACCTCCTGCACCATGCTTCTCTAAAAGGAAACAAACT GGCCACAGAGAAGATCCTCGGCAGAGCACGGCAGCTGGTGGACGTTAAGAAGGAAGATGGCTTCTCCGCACTGCATCTGGCCGCCCTCAACAACCACAGAGATGTTGCTGAGATGCTCGTCAAGGAG GGACGCTGCGACATCAACATCCGCAACAACCGCAACCAGACGCCACTGCAGCTGGCAGTGACACAGGGTCACACCGAGCTGGTGCAGCTTCTGGTGGCCGAGGGGGCGGACGTCAACATGGAGGACGAGGACGGCGACACGGCCATGCACGTTGCCCTCCTCCGCCCACAGCTGGCCAACGTTATGCTCAGCCCCACTGTGGgaaccagcagcacagaggagagcagtGAGGGCTGTTCCTCCACGTCGCTCTACTGCAGG CTGAGCGCTTCAGGTCTTCTGGGGAATACGGAGCTGAGCGTCGGGGCAGCTTTGGCCTGTTTTCTAGCACAGGAAGGGTCTGACATCAACTATGCCAACCACAAGGGCAAGAGTCCTCTGGACCTTGTGGCTGACAGCACAATGCTGCAGCTCATCAAGAGCTTCTCAGAGAAGCACAG GTTGCAGCGTCTGCAGGCCATCACATCTGGACAGGGCTTGAGCAGTGCGAGCCTGCGGAGGGTCCACACTACGCCCAACACCATGACCAACCTGGTTCTTCCCACGCCACCGGGGCCCAGCGAATGCCTCATCTGCTCCGAGCTGGCTCTGCTGGTTCTCTTCTGCCCCTGCCAGCACAGCGTGGCCTGTGAAG AATGCGCCCATCGGATGAAGAAATGCATCAAATGCCAAGTCACAATCACAAAGAAAATTAGACAAG accaaacagAGGTAGACTGCAGTCCTGGAAATGAGAACTCGGAGCAGCACAACctgctggagcagctgcagtCCCGCTACCGGCAGATGGAGGAGCGGATCACCTGCCCCATCTGTATCGACAACCAGATCAAGCTGGTCTTCCAGTGCGGACACGCCTCCTGCATCGACTGCAGCGCTGCGCTCAAGACCTGCCCCATCTGCCGGCAAACCATCCGCGAGCGGATCCAGTTGTTCGTCTGA